One Bombus pyrosoma isolate SC7728 linkage group LG9, ASM1482585v1, whole genome shotgun sequence genomic window carries:
- the LOC122570999 gene encoding dolichyl-diphosphooligosaccharide--protein glycosyltransferase subunit 1, with the protein MINRSLIILLWNIVLLFGLNIQSFATASSIDPDLNFKNVEKHIDLQSQLTKITTRLILENGSKDRHMRNFLFSLEPEQKSSLSYIAAYREPVRVELKLTKVKVNAYPDETFYQIELKDPLSPGRTMSIEIEWILAHELIPHPKEITQKEKQLVKYIGNIYLYAPYSIMKQTTTVSLPSRNIESYTKFKPVSQSDSFITYGPYEKLSPFSYEELNIHFENNNKFLTVTRLERNIEISHWGNIAVEEHIDLLHTGALLKGSFSRYEFAREPKSWEASIQSFDTILPAAASDIYYRDEIGNISTSHTRIKKDSVELNLRPRFPLFGGWKTKYIVGYNVPSYEYLFHSGDLYTLEMRLLDHVFDDMVVDELIVKIILPEGSKNIELSLPYSATRLPDSLHYTYLDTTGRPVISVTKKNLVENHIQNFKLKYTFPRILMLQEPLLVAAALYLLFLLVITYVRLDFSIDKDEVSESKLRIAGQCEKILAAQDRRVTSYNELDDQLAYLKANKDANAFLSVVKGINQEYKSATNSITEIAQRLKGESGDVYDRIQELQKYDRTLKELYNQQQALYVDKLVPGKIGRQQFVEAEAAITKKKEECVEKINSIIKSLQ; encoded by the coding sequence atgattaatcgtagtttaattatattgcTATGGAATATTGTGTTACTTTTCGGATTAAATATCCAATCTTTCGCTACTGCCAGCTCCATTGATCCCGACTTGAATTTTAAGAACGTGGAAAAACATATTGATCTGCAATCtcaattaacaaaaattacaactagacttattttagaaaatggaaGTAAAGATCGACACATgcgaaatttccttttttcactGGAACCTGAACAAAAAAGTAGTCTTAGTTACATAGCAGCTTATAGAGAACCTGTACGAGTTGAATTAAAGCTAACCAAAGTGAAGGTAAATGCTTATCCAGATGAAACTTTCTatcaaattgaattaaaagacCCATTGTCTCCTGGAAGAACTATGTCTATTGAAATTGAATGGATATTAGCTCATGAGCTTATACCTCATCCTAAAGAGATCacacaaaaagaaaaacaattagtaaaatatataggaaatatttatctttatgcACCATATAGCATAATGAAACAAACAACCACTGTATCTTTACCATCACGTAATATTGAGAGCTACACTAAATTTAAACCTGTTTCACAGAGTGATTCATTTATCACATATGGTCCATATGAGAaactttctccattttcttatgaagaattaaacatacactttgaaaataataataaattcctcACAGTTACCAGACTTGAaaggaatattgaaatatcacACTGGGGTAATATAGCAGTAGAAGAACATATTGACTTATTACATACTGGAGCATTATTAAAAGGCTCATTTTCACGATATGAATTTGCCAGAGAACCAAAATCATGGGAAGCTAGTATTCAAAGTTTCGATACAATTTTACCTGCAGCTGCCtctgatatttattatagagaTGAAATTGGTAACATTTCAACATCACATACTCGTATTAAAAAGGATTCAGTAGAACTAAATCTTCGTCCAAGATTTCCACTGTTTGGTGGTTggaaaactaaatatatagttGGATATAATGTACCTAGCTATGAGTATTTATTCCATTCTGGAGATCTATATACTTTAGAAATGAGATTGTTGGATCATGTTTTTGATGATATGGTTGTAGATGAATTAATTGTAAAGATTATCTTGCCAGAAGGTTCCAAGAATATTGAATTAAGCCTTCCATATTCTGCAACACGTTTGCCAGATTCTCTTCATTACACATACTTAGACACTACTGGTCGTCCAGTAATTTCTGTTACTAAGAAGAATTTAGTTGAGAATCATATTCAGAattttaaactaaaatatacatttccaCGTATATTGATGTTACAAGAACCATTGCTTGTAGCCGCAGctttatatttactatttttattagtaattaCTTATGTAAGACTTGATTTTTCAATTGACAAAGATGAAGTTTCAGAAAGTAAATTAAGAATTGCTGGGCAGTGTGAAAAGATCTTAGCTGCACAAGATCGTAGAGTAACTTCTTACAATGAACTAGATGATCAGTTAGCATATCTTAAAGCGAACAAAGATGCTAATGCATTTCTATCTGTAGTAAAAGGTATTAATCAAGAATATAAGAGTGCAACCAATTCTATTACTGAAATTGCACAACGCTTGAAAGGAGAATCAGGAGATGTATATGATCGTATTCAAGAATTACAGAAATATGATAGAACTTTAAAAGAACTTTATAATCAACAACAAGCATTGTATGTAGACAAATTAGTACCAGGCAAGATAGGACGTCAACAATTTGTAGAAGCAGAAGCAGctattacaaagaaaaaagaagaatgtgTTGAGAAAATAAACTCTATCATAAAATCACTACAGTAA
- the LOC122570994 gene encoding ATP-dependent RNA helicase DHX30-like isoform X3 has protein sequence MKCTINVTWPYEASFCNIASSKKKAVNNAALMCLDWLYMNKKVKDLKPILYDYKSKNSFYKSQQSVNINLSPEFTSKIQSLIDTFNNEVKSIITIPCATELNEENLKKELGDNLSLDDDFTKVSSSHSVRNVKIRRYEDIDLPIINYKEKILNTLENNQVLIIKGDTGCGKSTQVPQFILDEYIKQNKTHECNIVVSEPRRISAISLTERVAFERDERIGNRIGYHVRFDNKMPKTSGSILYCTTGILLQKLKHNPTLKGVSHIIIDEAHERSLQTDMLLMLFKDMLERNPHVKLIVMSASMNTDIFQQYFSATVIDVPGKLCHVKMHFLDDIDFLNKNSSNQNTPMEIEIPFNNIVHLIQWIIKNKPSGAILCFLPGWREIKYLHNMLQNKINNLLILPLHSKVSNNDQQKVFRSVPDNITKIILATDIAETGITIKDVRYVIDTAVKREVRWNKQKLLSSLDFSRISQANICQRKGRAGRVEFGESYHLITRKQYNELDLYPKPEILKIPLEEAIIISKTLSDKKALDFFNNMIDPPDINSIISAVNNLEISGFLDKDENLTSLGERVSYISLHPKLSKAIVLSCVLQCLSPVLSIIAIFSSFDGTRLSLEEISSPYRILKEKKLEFHETSDHIGILKYFHHMKYSDNISYQNANQIEFTKISDLIENLFLTYVSELVSSAMVSETPNFEYLDAYSDNNELIRAILFAATNNLIKRNAYGYKNGFFTNKANILMTEANKVVEIKNGSVNYNRKTWPSEFLTYINKMEMVERRSCVVFDTSMISPLSVLLFSEADVECKKIQNNVSTEEEQICIRINNIKNLNLLCKPEIADMLLQLRSMLWSIVHFIIRYEGKNGYQDKLELVQPFRDNLMVLISKMLTESSRHIDNTSDANENSKIKN, from the exons atgaagtgTACCATCAATGTCACATGGCCTTATGAAGCATCCTTTTGCAATATAGCATCAAGCAAAAAGAAAGCTGTAAATAATGCAGCATTAATGTGTTTAGATTGGctatatatgaataaaaaagttaaagatTTGAAACctatattatatgattataaaagtaaaaacagtttttataaatctcaacaatctgttaatattaatctttcaCCAGAGTTCACAAGTAAAATACAATCTTTGAttgatacttttaataat GAAGTAAAATCTATAATAACAATACCATGTGCTACTGAActtaatgaagaaaatttgaaaaaggaaTTGGGAGATAATCTTTCATTAGATGATGATTTTACTAAAGTGAGTAGCAGTCATTCAGTAaggaatgtaaaaataagaagatatGAAGATATAGATTTgcctattattaattataa GGAAAAAATACTTAATACTTTAGAAAATAACCAGGTTTTGATAATTAAAGGAGACACTGGTTGTGGTAAAAGTACCCAAGTTCCACAGTTCATACTGgatgaatatataaaacaaaataaaacacatGAATGTAATATAGTTGTGTCAGAACCTCGTAGAATATCAGCTATTTCTTTGACTGAACGTGTTGCGTTTGAACGGGATGAAAGAATAGGCAATAGAATAGGTTATCATGTAcgttttgataataaaatgcCAAAAACAAGTGGctcaattttatattgcacAACTGGCATACTCctgcaaaaattaaaacataatcCTACATTAAAAGGAGTATCACACATAATTATAGATGAAGCTCATGAAAGAAGTCTACAAACAGATATGTTGCTAATGTTATTTAAAGATATGTTGGAACGCAATCCACATGTAAAACTTATAGTTATGTCTGCAAGTATGAACACAGATATATTCCAACAATACTTTTCCGCCACAGTTATTGATGTCCCTGGAAAATTATGTCATGTAAAAATGCATTTCTTGGATGATATTGATTTCTTAAATAAGAACTCATCAAATCAGAATACTCCTATGGAAATAGAAATTCCTTTCAATAATATAGTGCATCTAATACAatggattattaaaaataaaccatCTGGAGCTATTTTATGTTTTCTCCCAGGTTGGAGAGAAATTAAGTACTTACATAACATGctccaaaataaaattaataatttattaatattaccaCTTCATTCTAAAGTATCAAATAATGACCAGCAAAAGGTTTTCAGATCAGTTCCTGATAATATTACGAAGATTATTTTAGCTACAGATATAGCTGAAACTGGTATTACCATCAAAGATGTAAGATATGTTATAGATACTGCTGTTAAGAGAGAAGTAAGATGGAATAAACAGAAGCTTCTATCCAGTTTAGATTTTAGTCGAATATCACAAGCCAATATTTGTCAgag gaAAGGAAGAGCTGGACGTGTAGAATTTGGTGAAAGTTATCACTTAATTACTCGAAAACAATATAATGAATTAGATCTATATCCGAAACcagagatattaaaaattccattggaagaagcaattattattagtaaaacATTATCTGATAAGAAAGCATTggatttctttaataatatgaTTGATCCACCGgatattaattcaataatttctgctgtaaataatttggaaatttctggCTTTCTCGATAAGGATGAAAATCTTACAAGTTTGGGTGAACGtgtttcgtatatttcgtTGCATCCGAAATTAAGTAAAGCAATAGTACTTTCCTGCGTTTTACA GTGTCTTAGTCCTGTATTATCAATAATcgctatattttcttcttttgatgGAACTAGACTTTCGTTAGAGGAAATATCAAGTCCCTAtagaattttgaaagaaaaaaagttggAATTTCATGAAACAAGTGATCATATtggtatattaaaatattttcatcatatGAAGTACAGTGATAATATCTCGTATCAGAATGCTAATCAAATTGAGTTTACAAAAATCTCCGATCTGATAGAAA ACCTGTTTTTGACATATGTAAGTGAACTTGTAAGCAGTGCAATGGTTTCAGAGACAcctaattttgaatatttggaTGCATATTCTGATAATAATGAATTGATTCGAGCGATCTTATTTGCTGCTacgaataatttgataaaaagaaatgcttATGGATATAAAAATGGATTTTTCACAAACAAAGCAAACATATTAATGACTga GGCTAACAAAgtcgttgaaattaaaaatgggAGTGTAAATTACAATAGAAAAACATGGCCAAGTGAGTTTTTGACTTACATTAATAAGATGGAGATGGTTGAAAGACGTTCTTGTGTAGTTTTTGATACTAGTATGATATCACCATTATCGGTTTTATTATTCAGTGAAGCTGATGTTGAGTGTAAAAAG ATACAAAACAATGTTTCCACCGAAGAAGAACAAATTTGTATTaggataaataatataaagaatttaaatttgttgtgTAAACCCGA AATCGCGGACATGCTATTACAACTTCGAAGTATGTTGTGGAGTATCGTGCACTTTATAATTAGATATGAAGGTAAAAATGGTTATCAAGATAAGCTAGAGTTAGTTCAACCATTTAGAGACAATTTAAtggttttaatttcaaaaatgttgaCGGAATCGTCACGACATATTGACAATACATCAGATGCAAACGagaattcaaaaataaaaaattag
- the LOC122570994 gene encoding ATP-dependent RNA helicase DHX30-like isoform X2: MILSEIMLNSRKSLCNHLIFYCTNKMYRSHLRKFYNYQTLYRCYKGKSKINAQSDTFYNFNIDKNNLREVNNSTQKQEGQDANVLNFNDFAINKTSLEKVHPHPKKDLDLIYGAIYTEFNKLCISYTYSVIKENINKMKCTINVTWPYEASFCNIASSKKKAVNNAALMCLDWLYMNKKVKDLKPILYDYKSKNSFYKSQQSVNINLSPEFTSKIQSLIDTFNNEVKSIITIPCATELNEENLKKELGDNLSLDDDFTKVSSSHSVRNVKIRRYEDIDLPIINYKEKILNTLENNQVLIIKGDTGCGKSTQVPQFILDEYIKQNKTHECNIVVSEPRRISAISLTERVAFERDERIGNRIGYHVRFDNKMPKTSGSILYCTTGILLQKLKHNPTLKGVSHIIIDEAHERSLQTDMLLMLFKDMLERNPHVKLIVMSASMNTDIFQQYFSATVIDVPGKLCHVKMHFLDDIDFLNKNSSNQNTPMEIEIPFNNIVHLIQWIIKNKPSGAILCFLPGWREIKYLHNMLQNKINNLLILPLHSKVSNNDQQKVFRSVPDNITKIILATDIAETGITIKDVRYVIDTAVKREVRWNKQKLLSSLDFSRISQANICQRKGRAGRVEFGESYHLITRKQYNELDLYPKPEILKIPLEEAIIISKTLSDKKALDFFNNMIDPPDINSIISAVNNLEISGFLDKDENLTSLGERVSYISLHPKLSKAIVLSCVLQCLSPVLSIIAIFSSFDGTRLSLEEISSPYRILKEKKLEFHETSDHIGILKYFHHMKYSDNISYQNANQIEFTKISDLIEKTPNFEYLDAYSDNNELIRAILFAATNNLIKRNAYGYKNGFFTNKANILMTEANKVVEIKNGSVNYNRKTWPSEFLTYINKMEMVERRSCVVFDTSMISPLSVLLFSEADVECKKIQNNVSTEEEQICIRINNIKNLNLLCKPEIADMLLQLRSMLWSIVHFIIRYEGKNGYQDKLELVQPFRDNLMVLISKMLTESSRHIDNTSDANENSKIKN, encoded by the exons ATGATTTTATCTGAAATAATGCTTAATTCAAGAAAATCTTTATGTAACCA tttaatattttattgtacaaacAAGATGTATAGATCACATTTAAGAAAGTTTTATAACTATCAAACATTATATCGATGTTATAAAGGGAAATCAAAAATTAATGCACAATctgatacattttataat ttcaatatcgataaaaataatcttagaGAAGTAAATAACTCTACACAg AAACAGGAAGGACAAGATgcaaatgtattaaattttaatgattttgcaattaataaaacaa GTCTTGAAAAAGTTCATCCACATCCTAAAAAAGATCTTGATCTTATCTATGGAGCTATATATACAGAATTCAATAAGTTATgtatatcatatacatattcagtaataaaagagaatattaataaaatgaagtgTACCATCAATGTCACATGGCCTTATGAAGCATCCTTTTGCAATATAGCATCAAGCAAAAAGAAAGCTGTAAATAATGCAGCATTAATGTGTTTAGATTGGctatatatgaataaaaaagttaaagatTTGAAACctatattatatgattataaaagtaaaaacagtttttataaatctcaacaatctgttaatattaatctttcaCCAGAGTTCACAAGTAAAATACAATCTTTGAttgatacttttaataat GAAGTAAAATCTATAATAACAATACCATGTGCTACTGAActtaatgaagaaaatttgaaaaaggaaTTGGGAGATAATCTTTCATTAGATGATGATTTTACTAAAGTGAGTAGCAGTCATTCAGTAaggaatgtaaaaataagaagatatGAAGATATAGATTTgcctattattaattataa GGAAAAAATACTTAATACTTTAGAAAATAACCAGGTTTTGATAATTAAAGGAGACACTGGTTGTGGTAAAAGTACCCAAGTTCCACAGTTCATACTGgatgaatatataaaacaaaataaaacacatGAATGTAATATAGTTGTGTCAGAACCTCGTAGAATATCAGCTATTTCTTTGACTGAACGTGTTGCGTTTGAACGGGATGAAAGAATAGGCAATAGAATAGGTTATCATGTAcgttttgataataaaatgcCAAAAACAAGTGGctcaattttatattgcacAACTGGCATACTCctgcaaaaattaaaacataatcCTACATTAAAAGGAGTATCACACATAATTATAGATGAAGCTCATGAAAGAAGTCTACAAACAGATATGTTGCTAATGTTATTTAAAGATATGTTGGAACGCAATCCACATGTAAAACTTATAGTTATGTCTGCAAGTATGAACACAGATATATTCCAACAATACTTTTCCGCCACAGTTATTGATGTCCCTGGAAAATTATGTCATGTAAAAATGCATTTCTTGGATGATATTGATTTCTTAAATAAGAACTCATCAAATCAGAATACTCCTATGGAAATAGAAATTCCTTTCAATAATATAGTGCATCTAATACAatggattattaaaaataaaccatCTGGAGCTATTTTATGTTTTCTCCCAGGTTGGAGAGAAATTAAGTACTTACATAACATGctccaaaataaaattaataatttattaatattaccaCTTCATTCTAAAGTATCAAATAATGACCAGCAAAAGGTTTTCAGATCAGTTCCTGATAATATTACGAAGATTATTTTAGCTACAGATATAGCTGAAACTGGTATTACCATCAAAGATGTAAGATATGTTATAGATACTGCTGTTAAGAGAGAAGTAAGATGGAATAAACAGAAGCTTCTATCCAGTTTAGATTTTAGTCGAATATCACAAGCCAATATTTGTCAgag gaAAGGAAGAGCTGGACGTGTAGAATTTGGTGAAAGTTATCACTTAATTACTCGAAAACAATATAATGAATTAGATCTATATCCGAAACcagagatattaaaaattccattggaagaagcaattattattagtaaaacATTATCTGATAAGAAAGCATTggatttctttaataatatgaTTGATCCACCGgatattaattcaataatttctgctgtaaataatttggaaatttctggCTTTCTCGATAAGGATGAAAATCTTACAAGTTTGGGTGAACGtgtttcgtatatttcgtTGCATCCGAAATTAAGTAAAGCAATAGTACTTTCCTGCGTTTTACA GTGTCTTAGTCCTGTATTATCAATAATcgctatattttcttcttttgatgGAACTAGACTTTCGTTAGAGGAAATATCAAGTCCCTAtagaattttgaaagaaaaaaagttggAATTTCATGAAACAAGTGATCATATtggtatattaaaatattttcatcatatGAAGTACAGTGATAATATCTCGTATCAGAATGCTAATCAAATTGAGTTTACAAAAATCTCCGATCTGATAGAAA AGACAcctaattttgaatatttggaTGCATATTCTGATAATAATGAATTGATTCGAGCGATCTTATTTGCTGCTacgaataatttgataaaaagaaatgcttATGGATATAAAAATGGATTTTTCACAAACAAAGCAAACATATTAATGACTga GGCTAACAAAgtcgttgaaattaaaaatgggAGTGTAAATTACAATAGAAAAACATGGCCAAGTGAGTTTTTGACTTACATTAATAAGATGGAGATGGTTGAAAGACGTTCTTGTGTAGTTTTTGATACTAGTATGATATCACCATTATCGGTTTTATTATTCAGTGAAGCTGATGTTGAGTGTAAAAAG ATACAAAACAATGTTTCCACCGAAGAAGAACAAATTTGTATTaggataaataatataaagaatttaaatttgttgtgTAAACCCGA AATCGCGGACATGCTATTACAACTTCGAAGTATGTTGTGGAGTATCGTGCACTTTATAATTAGATATGAAGGTAAAAATGGTTATCAAGATAAGCTAGAGTTAGTTCAACCATTTAGAGACAATTTAAtggttttaatttcaaaaatgttgaCGGAATCGTCACGACATATTGACAATACATCAGATGCAAACGagaattcaaaaataaaaaattag
- the LOC122570994 gene encoding ATP-dependent RNA helicase DHX30-like isoform X1 yields the protein MILSEIMLNSRKSLCNHLIFYCTNKMYRSHLRKFYNYQTLYRCYKGKSKINAQSDTFYNFNIDKNNLREVNNSTQKQEGQDANVLNFNDFAINKTSLEKVHPHPKKDLDLIYGAIYTEFNKLCISYTYSVIKENINKMKCTINVTWPYEASFCNIASSKKKAVNNAALMCLDWLYMNKKVKDLKPILYDYKSKNSFYKSQQSVNINLSPEFTSKIQSLIDTFNNEVKSIITIPCATELNEENLKKELGDNLSLDDDFTKVSSSHSVRNVKIRRYEDIDLPIINYKEKILNTLENNQVLIIKGDTGCGKSTQVPQFILDEYIKQNKTHECNIVVSEPRRISAISLTERVAFERDERIGNRIGYHVRFDNKMPKTSGSILYCTTGILLQKLKHNPTLKGVSHIIIDEAHERSLQTDMLLMLFKDMLERNPHVKLIVMSASMNTDIFQQYFSATVIDVPGKLCHVKMHFLDDIDFLNKNSSNQNTPMEIEIPFNNIVHLIQWIIKNKPSGAILCFLPGWREIKYLHNMLQNKINNLLILPLHSKVSNNDQQKVFRSVPDNITKIILATDIAETGITIKDVRYVIDTAVKREVRWNKQKLLSSLDFSRISQANICQRKGRAGRVEFGESYHLITRKQYNELDLYPKPEILKIPLEEAIIISKTLSDKKALDFFNNMIDPPDINSIISAVNNLEISGFLDKDENLTSLGERVSYISLHPKLSKAIVLSCVLQCLSPVLSIIAIFSSFDGTRLSLEEISSPYRILKEKKLEFHETSDHIGILKYFHHMKYSDNISYQNANQIEFTKISDLIENLFLTYVSELVSSAMVSETPNFEYLDAYSDNNELIRAILFAATNNLIKRNAYGYKNGFFTNKANILMTEANKVVEIKNGSVNYNRKTWPSEFLTYINKMEMVERRSCVVFDTSMISPLSVLLFSEADVECKKIQNNVSTEEEQICIRINNIKNLNLLCKPEIADMLLQLRSMLWSIVHFIIRYEGKNGYQDKLELVQPFRDNLMVLISKMLTESSRHIDNTSDANENSKIKN from the exons ATGATTTTATCTGAAATAATGCTTAATTCAAGAAAATCTTTATGTAACCA tttaatattttattgtacaaacAAGATGTATAGATCACATTTAAGAAAGTTTTATAACTATCAAACATTATATCGATGTTATAAAGGGAAATCAAAAATTAATGCACAATctgatacattttataat ttcaatatcgataaaaataatcttagaGAAGTAAATAACTCTACACAg AAACAGGAAGGACAAGATgcaaatgtattaaattttaatgattttgcaattaataaaacaa GTCTTGAAAAAGTTCATCCACATCCTAAAAAAGATCTTGATCTTATCTATGGAGCTATATATACAGAATTCAATAAGTTATgtatatcatatacatattcagtaataaaagagaatattaataaaatgaagtgTACCATCAATGTCACATGGCCTTATGAAGCATCCTTTTGCAATATAGCATCAAGCAAAAAGAAAGCTGTAAATAATGCAGCATTAATGTGTTTAGATTGGctatatatgaataaaaaagttaaagatTTGAAACctatattatatgattataaaagtaaaaacagtttttataaatctcaacaatctgttaatattaatctttcaCCAGAGTTCACAAGTAAAATACAATCTTTGAttgatacttttaataat GAAGTAAAATCTATAATAACAATACCATGTGCTACTGAActtaatgaagaaaatttgaaaaaggaaTTGGGAGATAATCTTTCATTAGATGATGATTTTACTAAAGTGAGTAGCAGTCATTCAGTAaggaatgtaaaaataagaagatatGAAGATATAGATTTgcctattattaattataa GGAAAAAATACTTAATACTTTAGAAAATAACCAGGTTTTGATAATTAAAGGAGACACTGGTTGTGGTAAAAGTACCCAAGTTCCACAGTTCATACTGgatgaatatataaaacaaaataaaacacatGAATGTAATATAGTTGTGTCAGAACCTCGTAGAATATCAGCTATTTCTTTGACTGAACGTGTTGCGTTTGAACGGGATGAAAGAATAGGCAATAGAATAGGTTATCATGTAcgttttgataataaaatgcCAAAAACAAGTGGctcaattttatattgcacAACTGGCATACTCctgcaaaaattaaaacataatcCTACATTAAAAGGAGTATCACACATAATTATAGATGAAGCTCATGAAAGAAGTCTACAAACAGATATGTTGCTAATGTTATTTAAAGATATGTTGGAACGCAATCCACATGTAAAACTTATAGTTATGTCTGCAAGTATGAACACAGATATATTCCAACAATACTTTTCCGCCACAGTTATTGATGTCCCTGGAAAATTATGTCATGTAAAAATGCATTTCTTGGATGATATTGATTTCTTAAATAAGAACTCATCAAATCAGAATACTCCTATGGAAATAGAAATTCCTTTCAATAATATAGTGCATCTAATACAatggattattaaaaataaaccatCTGGAGCTATTTTATGTTTTCTCCCAGGTTGGAGAGAAATTAAGTACTTACATAACATGctccaaaataaaattaataatttattaatattaccaCTTCATTCTAAAGTATCAAATAATGACCAGCAAAAGGTTTTCAGATCAGTTCCTGATAATATTACGAAGATTATTTTAGCTACAGATATAGCTGAAACTGGTATTACCATCAAAGATGTAAGATATGTTATAGATACTGCTGTTAAGAGAGAAGTAAGATGGAATAAACAGAAGCTTCTATCCAGTTTAGATTTTAGTCGAATATCACAAGCCAATATTTGTCAgag gaAAGGAAGAGCTGGACGTGTAGAATTTGGTGAAAGTTATCACTTAATTACTCGAAAACAATATAATGAATTAGATCTATATCCGAAACcagagatattaaaaattccattggaagaagcaattattattagtaaaacATTATCTGATAAGAAAGCATTggatttctttaataatatgaTTGATCCACCGgatattaattcaataatttctgctgtaaataatttggaaatttctggCTTTCTCGATAAGGATGAAAATCTTACAAGTTTGGGTGAACGtgtttcgtatatttcgtTGCATCCGAAATTAAGTAAAGCAATAGTACTTTCCTGCGTTTTACA GTGTCTTAGTCCTGTATTATCAATAATcgctatattttcttcttttgatgGAACTAGACTTTCGTTAGAGGAAATATCAAGTCCCTAtagaattttgaaagaaaaaaagttggAATTTCATGAAACAAGTGATCATATtggtatattaaaatattttcatcatatGAAGTACAGTGATAATATCTCGTATCAGAATGCTAATCAAATTGAGTTTACAAAAATCTCCGATCTGATAGAAA ACCTGTTTTTGACATATGTAAGTGAACTTGTAAGCAGTGCAATGGTTTCAGAGACAcctaattttgaatatttggaTGCATATTCTGATAATAATGAATTGATTCGAGCGATCTTATTTGCTGCTacgaataatttgataaaaagaaatgcttATGGATATAAAAATGGATTTTTCACAAACAAAGCAAACATATTAATGACTga GGCTAACAAAgtcgttgaaattaaaaatgggAGTGTAAATTACAATAGAAAAACATGGCCAAGTGAGTTTTTGACTTACATTAATAAGATGGAGATGGTTGAAAGACGTTCTTGTGTAGTTTTTGATACTAGTATGATATCACCATTATCGGTTTTATTATTCAGTGAAGCTGATGTTGAGTGTAAAAAG ATACAAAACAATGTTTCCACCGAAGAAGAACAAATTTGTATTaggataaataatataaagaatttaaatttgttgtgTAAACCCGA AATCGCGGACATGCTATTACAACTTCGAAGTATGTTGTGGAGTATCGTGCACTTTATAATTAGATATGAAGGTAAAAATGGTTATCAAGATAAGCTAGAGTTAGTTCAACCATTTAGAGACAATTTAAtggttttaatttcaaaaatgttgaCGGAATCGTCACGACATATTGACAATACATCAGATGCAAACGagaattcaaaaataaaaaattag